In the genome of Tripterygium wilfordii isolate XIE 37 chromosome 19, ASM1340144v1, whole genome shotgun sequence, one region contains:
- the LOC119986192 gene encoding zinc finger CCCH domain-containing protein 43-like yields the protein MEDSEKIIVSKPDDNSKSGFQYSVSNSDQDPLQCDSDHASLHEHLQKSLTLNAERQRDREDEEKKVAVNISEEEERGDEVEEDAKSEESNGDIKATAYEEKAEYEWIGAEEPEKKAEYDWIGAAKHENQDQYDWTGADEPEKRVEYNWIGTYEHGNKGEYGWNGAGEQDNKGEYDWNGAGEHDNKGEHGWKGADEHDNKGEYGWKGADEHDNKGEYGWNGADEQDNKGEYGWNGADELENRDGRYDSGSYYGSSDNNYARKYLYPVRPEAEDCAYYMRTGTCKFGSNCKFNHPVIRKNQAIKEKVKGREDLPENPGQTECKYYLRTGGCKFGNACRFNHSTVKVPLVNQTEELNFVGLPIRPGEKECPYYMRNGSCKYGANCRFNHPDPTTAGGSDPASGYGNGRSATLQSTSQSGVASWPSPRTINETAPFVPVMFSPAPVVPPQSPEWNGFQAPLYPPERSIHPLPAYVMTNPATETNAYTYLQKPQMVVDQFPERPGQSECTYYMKTGDCKFKMNCRFHHPKSRISKSLPCALSDIGLPLRPDQNICSHYSRYGICKFGPACKFDHPIQQSSSTVSSLDQLHSLNDPVTAGEDTMAGNGKGNANGTYLGVRQPV from the exons ATGGAGGACTCGGAGAAAATCATTGTGTCGAAACCCGACGACAACTCTAAATCAGGGTTTCAATATTCTGTTTCCAATTCCGATCAAGATCCTCTTCAGTGCGATTCCGATCACGCCTCGCTCCACGAGCACCTCCAGAAGAGTTTAACTTTGAATGCCGAGCGACAACGAGACcgagaagatgaagagaaaaaagTGGCGGTGAACATTtcggaggaagaagaaaggggAGATGAAGTAGAAGAGGATGCGAAGAGCGAAGAGAGTAATGGAGATATCAAGGCAACTGCGTATGAAGAGAAAGCTGAATATGAATGGATAGGCGCAGAGGAGCCCGAGAAGAAGGCTGAATATGACTGGATAGGTGCAGCGAAGCATGAAAATCAGGATCAATATGACTGGACAGGTGCGGACGAGCCTGAGAAGAGGGTTGAATACAATTGGATTGGCACATACGAGCATGGGAATAAGGGTGAATATGGCTGGAATGGTGCAGGCGAGCAAGATAACAAGGGTGAATATGACTGGAATGGTGCAGGCGAGCATGATAACAAGGGTGAACATGGCTGGAAGGGTGCAGACGAGCATGATAACAAGGGTGAATATGGCTGGAAGGGTGCAGACGAGCATGATAACAAGGGTGAATATGGCTGGAATGGTGCAGACGAGCAGGATAACAAGGGTGAATATGGTTGGAATGGTGCAGACGAGCTTGAAAATAGGGATGGGAGATATGATAGTGGCAGTTATTATGGTAGTAGTGATAATAATTATGCTAGGAAGTATTTATACCCCGTGAGGCCTGAAGCAGAAGATTGTGCCTATTATATGAGAACAGGGACTTGCAAGTTCGGATCCAATTGCAAGTTTAATCATCCTGTTATAAGGAAAAACCAG gCCATTAAAGAGAAggtgaagggaagggaagactTACCAGAGAACCCGGGCCAGACAGAGTGCAAG TACTACCTAAGGACAGGAGGGTGTAAGTTTGGGAATGCATGTAGATTCAACCATTCGACAGTGAAAGTGCCATTGGTCAATCAAACTGAAGAACTTAATTTTGTTGGCCTGCCAATCCGACCG GGAGAGAAAGAGTGTCCATATTACATGCGTAATGGCTCCTGCAAATATGGAGCAAATTGCAGGTTTAACCATCCTGATCCTACCACTGCTGGAGGAAGTGACCCTGCTTCAGGATATGGTAATGGTCGCTCTGCAACTTTACAGAGTACCTCCCAGTCCGGTGTTGCTTCGTGGCCTTCGCCAAGGACAATAAATGAGACTGCCCCCTTTGTTCCAGTGATGTTTTCACCAGCCCCGGTGGTTCCTCCCCAAAGTCCAGAATGGAATGGCTTTCAG GCTCCTCTATATCCACCAGAAAGGAGTATTCATCCACTTCCTGCGTATGTTATGACCAACCCTGCAACTGAGACCAATGCTTATACTTATCTTCAGAAGCCGCAGATGGTAGTCGATCAGTTCCCAGAACGACCTGGCCAATCTGAATGCACTTACTATATGAAAACTGGGGACTGTAAATTCAAAATGAACTGCAGATTTCATCATCCAAAAAGTCGTATCTCAAAATCACTTCCATGTGCTCTAAGTGACATAGGCCTGCCTCTGAGACCT GATCAAAATATCTGTTCGCATTATAGTCGCTATGGCATTTGCAAGTTTGGCCCAGCTTGTAAATTTGACCATCCAATCCAACAGTCTTCTTCAACAGTCTCTTCTCTGGATCAGCTGCATTCCCTTAATGACCCCGTCACTGCAGGAGAGGACACAATGGCTGGCAATGGCAAAGGAAATGCAAATGGAACTTACCTTGGAGTTAGGCAGCCTGTGTAA
- the LOC119985862 gene encoding lysine-specific demethylase REF6-like encodes MAATSLAPEPPPAIAEVFPWLKTLPLAPEYHPTPAEFRDPIAYIFKIEKEASKYGICKIVPPVSPAPKKTAIANFNRSLAARAAASSSGEKSAPTFTTRQQQIGFCPRKSRPVQKPVWQSGENYTFQQFETKAKSFEKNYLKKCLKKGSLSPLEIETLYWKATVDKPFSVEYANDMPGSAFTPMKSDGGREPGEGVTLGETAWNMRGVSRATGSLLRFMKEEIPGVTSPMVYVAMLFSWFAWHVEDHDLHSLNYLHMGAGKTWYGVPREAAVAFEEVVRVHGYGGEINPLVTFAILGEKTTVMSPEVFLGAGVPCCRLVQNAGEFVVTFPRAYHTGFSHGFNCGEAANISTPEWLRVAKEAAIRRASINYPPMVSHFQLLYDLALTLSSRIPTNINSKPRSSRLKDKKRGEGETLVKRLFVQNVMEKNDLLYLLGKGSSVVLLPQSSSDISVCSNLRVGSQLRATPGMSFDLCRTTKRMKSSKSSVSDDMMLDRGHGILQVKGFLSVKEKFAFLCERNTISSLKEDDSMCTVNAETKRGSSSHSDKLSDQRLFSCVTCGILSFDCVAIVKPHEAATRYLMSADCSLFNDWIAGSGVSGWKEKSNPDGLYDVPVQSANYESQMANHGSEEVLDTEAGKDSTALDLLASTYGNSSDSEEDKSEPDVHHYADETNITNSRLEKAQVQDFHSEAAGGYRQSPSERDCGEQVHLHTEHVLNVTNLKERNQQVSDLSAVYGTEKFASLKSNNLEGRLTVSHATYNCSPVVCDPEKNNFSHAIVPKENTASFPLQSDEDSSRMHVFCLEHAVEVEQQLCAIGGVHIMLLCHPDYPKIEAEARSAAQELGMDHTWYDITFRNATREDEEKIQSALDSEETLPGNGDWAVKLGINLFYSVNLSRSPLYSKQMPYNSVIYNAFGRASSLSTPPDIFNVRRPSKQKKVVAGKWCGKVWMSNQVHPFLAQRDSEDQDLEIERERSLHGQAMPDEQLERELQSTCKTETAQLSRKFGRKRKMISGQGSAKKVKCVVTEDATSGDPTENNSHKQHRRILSRRQIKHMEGEEVSYDSLEYTSSPLYRRIPRSKLAKFSERGGSVLDDSLDADPHQQYRGIPRRKQTKIERGNAVSHDLLGKRFGKQYARIRRCKQALSVERENAISYNSEEDTIYQQERKIPGSMRNKFIEEEDIVSDDSLEDTSDWVNRRFRGSKQAKCSEMGAAVSDGGMEQNSHQQRRKVRKSPQTKYTEKEDFDLDYSFEREVSVSDDYVEENSHQQHKRALVSSFEREGSVSDDYVEENSHPQHKRAPRNKPTKGFELEDATLGDFLEDNNFQQCRRIRSSKQVKHAEQVDATSDDALDDNTLLQHKRILRSKEAKCIDAEDAAPYNSMEDDSLQRHKRVLRSKQKKAVTPRQMKQENPGRMKQGSLLQKQGNPRVLKQGNARLMKKEMQIKQETPQVHNFKSGGNTRQRNSCVQELEGGPSTRLRKRTSKPSNEVESKLKVMQSSKKKAKKGSATKVQPGRNSAKLRNEEAEYQCDIEGCTMTFKSKQELGVHKRNICPVKGCGKKFFSHKYLVQHRRVHIDDRPLKCPWKGCKMTFKWAWARTEHIRVHTGARPYVCAEAGCGQTFRFVSDFSRHKRKTGHSAKKGRG; translated from the exons aTGGCAGCTACGAGTCTAGCCCCAGAGCCACCACCAGCAATCGCAGAGGTGTTTCCATGGCTGAAAACCCTACCTCTGGCGCCGGAGTACCATCCGACTCCCGCCGAGTTTCGAGATCCGATTGCCTACATTTTCAAAATCGAGAAGGAGGCCTCCAAGTACGGCATCTGCAAAATTGTGCCCCCTGTTTCCCCTGCCCCAAAGAAGACTGCAATCGCTAACTTCAACCGCTCGCTAGCTGCACGAGCGGCTGCGTCCTCTTCTGGCGAGAAATCCGCACCCACATTCACCACCCGCCAGCAGCAGATCGGGTTCTGCCCTCGAAAGTCTCGTCCGGTGCAGAAACCCGTGTGGCAGAGTGGGGAGAACTACACCTTCCAGCAATTTGAGACCAAGGCGAAGAGTTTTGAGAAGAATTATCTGAAGAAATGCCTGAAGAAGGGCTCCCTCTCGCCTCTGGAAATCGAGACACTCTATTGGAAGGCGACTGTGGACAAGCCTTTCTCAGTGGAGTACGCCAATGACATGCCGGGCTCTGCTTTCACGCCCATGAAGAGTGATGGCGGGAGAGAGCCAGGGGAAGGGGTAACGCTTGGTGAGACGGCGTGGAATATGAGAGGGGTGTCGAGGGCAACGGGATCGTTGTTGAGGTTCATGAAGGAGGAGATTCCTGGTGTTACTTCGCCTATGGTTTATGTAGCAATGTTGTTCAGCTGGTTTGCTTGGCATGTGGAGGATCACGACTTGCATAGCTTGAATTACTTACATATGGGAGCCGGGAAGACCTGGTATGGTGTTCCTAGGGAAGCAGCTGTGGCATTCGAGGAGGTAGTGAGGGTTCATGGCTATGGAGGAGAGATCAATCCTCTTG TTACTTTTGCTATTCTTGGTGAGAAGACCACAGTTATGTCTCCTGAAGTATTTTTAGGTGCAGGGGTACCATGCTGCAG GTTAGTGCAGAATGCTGGGGAGTTTGTTGTTACTTTCCCAAGAGCCTATCATACAGGGTTCAGTCATG GTTTTAATTGTGGGGAAGCAGCAAATATTTCCACTCCTGAATGGTTGAGAGTAGCTAAGGAAGCTGCTATTCGTAGAGCTTCAATCAATTATCCTCCAATGGTGTCTCATTTCCAGTTACTTTATGACCTTGCTCTAACTCTAAGTTCGAG AATCCCAACAAACATTAATTCTAAACCACGCAGTTCTCGACTGAAAGATAAGAAAAGAGGTGAAGGTGAAACTCTTGTTAAGAGGCTATTTGTGCAGAATGTAATGGAGAAAAATGATCTACTGTATCTTCTTGGGAAAGGTTCTTCTGTCGTACTTCTTCCCCAAAGTTCTTCAGATATTTCTGTCTGTTCAAATTTACGTGTTGGATCCCAATTAAGAGCGACTCCAGGGATGTCCTTTGATCTGTGCCGGACAACAAAACGAATGAAATCCTCAAAAAGTTCAGTTTCTGATGATATGATGTTAGACAGGGGCCATGGAATCTTGCAAGTTAAGGGCTTCTTATCAGTGAAAGAGAAGTTTGCTTTTTTATGTGAAAGGAATACGATTTCCTCATTAAAGGAAGATGATAGTATGTGCACTGTGAATGCTGAGACCAAAAGAGGAAGTTCTTCACACAGTGATAAATTGTCTGATCAGAGACTGTTTTCATGTGTTACATGTGGAATTTTGAGCTTTGACTGTGTTGCTATTGTTAAACCACATGAAGCGGCGACCAGATACCTCATGTCAGCTGACTGCAGCCTTTTTAATGATTGGATTGCTGGTTCTGGAGTATCTG GATGGAAGGAAAAGAGCAACCCAGATGGTTTGTATGATGTTCCTGTTCAATCTGCCAATTATGAGAGTCAGATGGCAAATCATGGTAGTGAAGAAGTTTTGGATACTGAAGCAGGAAAAGATAGCACAGCTCTTGACCTATTAGCTTCAACCTATGGAAATTCATCTGATTCTGAAGAAGATAAGTCTGAACCAGATGTTCATCATTATGCTGATGAAACTAACATCACAAACTCTCGATTGGAGAAAGCCCAGGTGCAAGATTTCCATAGTGAGGCAGCTGGGGGTTACCGACAATCGCCATCAGAACGTGATTGTGGGGAACAAGTTCATCTCCACACGGAACATGTACTTAATGTGACTAATTTGAAGGAGAGAAATCAGCAAGTTTCTGACTTATCTGCTGTCTATGGAACTGAGaaatttgcttccttgaagTCGAACAATTTGGAGGGTAGATTGACAGTATCACATGCAACTTATAATTGTTCCCCAGTTGTCTGTGATCCtgagaaaaataattttagcCACGCCATTGTACCCAAAGAGAATACAGCATCATTTCCCTTGCAGTCTGATGAAGATTCTTCTCGAATGCATGTCTTTTGTCTTGAGCATGCGGTTGAAGTAGAACAGCAACTTTGTGCTATAGGAGGAGTGCATATTATGCTTCTATGCCATCCAG ACTATCCGAAGATAGAGGCTGAAGCAAGGTCAGCAGCACAAGAACTGGGGATGGATCATACCTGGTATGATATCACTTTTAGAAATGCCACCAGAGAGGATGAAGAGAAAATTCAATCAGCTTTAGATAGTGAGGAAACCTTACCTGGGAATGGCGACTGGGCAGTAAAGTTGGGCATTAATCTCTTCTACAGTGTGAACCTCAGCCGTTCCCCTCTATACAGTAAGCAGATGCCATACAATTCTGTTATTTATAATGCATTTGGCCGTGCTTCTTCACTTAGCACTCCCCCAGACATTTTCAATGTGAGGAGGCCTAGCAAACAGAAAAAAGTGGTGGCTGGGAAATGGTGCGGAAAAGTATGGATGTCAAATCAAGTTCATCCTTTCCTAGCACAAAGGGATTCTGAGGACCAGGATCTAGAAATAGAACGTGAAAGAAGCTTACATGGTCAGGCAATGCCAGATGAACAGCTAGAAAGGGAATTACAAAGCACGTGCAAAACTGAAACTGCCCAGCTGTCTAGAAAGTTCGGGAGGAAGAGGAAAATGATTTCTGGACAGGGATCAGCTAAGAAAGTCAAATGTGTTGTGACAGAGGATGCAACTTCAGGTGATCCAACGGAGAATAACTCTCACAAGCagcataggagaattcttagTCGGAGGCAAATCAAGCATATGGAGGGAGAAGAAGTTTCTTATGATTCCCTGGAGTACACTTCAAGTCCTCTGTATAGGAGGATCCCTAGAAGCAAGCTCGCAAAATTCTCAGAGAGAGGAGGTTCAGTTTTGGATGATTCACTGGATGCAGATCCTCATCAACAGTATAGGGGGATTCCTAGACGCAAGCAAACCAAAATTGAGAGAGGAAATGCAGTTTCACATGATCTGTTGGGGAAAAGATTTGGGAAGCAGTATGCCAGGATTCGTCGATGCAAGCAAGCTTTATCTGTTGAGAGAGAAAATGCGATTTCATATAATTCAGAGGAAGATACCATTTATCAACAGGAGAGGAAGATTCCTGGAAGCATGCGAAACAAATTTATCGAGGAGGAAGACATAGTTTCAGATGATTCACTGGAGGACACTTCAGATTGGGTCAACAGAAGGTTTCGAGGAAGCAAGCAAGCCAAATGTAGTGAGATGGGAGCTGCCGTTTCTGATGGTGGTATGGAACAAAATTCTCATCAGCAGCGTAGGAAAGTTCGAAAAAGCCCACAGACCAAATATACTGAGAAAGaggattttgatttggattattCATTTGAGAGGGAAGTTTCAGTTTCTGATGATTATGTGGAAGAGAATTCTCATCAGCAACATAAGAGGGCtcttgtttcttcatttgagaggGAAGGTTCAGTTTCCGATGATTATGTGGAAGAGAATTCTCATCCGCAACATAAGAGGGCTCCAAGAAACAAGCCAACCAAAGGTTTTGAGTTGGAAGATGCCACATTAGGTGATTTTCTGGAAGATAATAATTTCCAGCAGTGTAGGAGGATTCGCAGCAGCAAGCAAGTGAAACACGCTGAGCAAGTAGATGCTACTTCAGATGATGCTCTGGACGATAATACTCTTTTGCAACATAAAAGGATTCTCAGAAGCAAGGAGGCGAAATGTATTGATGCAGAAGATGCAGCTCCGTATAATTCAATGGAGGACGACTCTCTCCAGCGGCATAAGCGAGTTCTTAGAAGCAAGCAAAAGAAAGCAGTGACCCCTCGCCAAATGAAACAAGAGAACCCTGGACGTATGAAACAGGGGAGTCTGCTACAGAAACAAGGGAACCCTCGGGTATTGAAACAAGGGAATGCTAGattaatgaaaaaagaaatgCAAATTAAACAAGAGACTCCACAGGTTCACAATTTTAAAAGTGGAGGGAACACTAGACAGAGAAATTCTTGTGTCCAGGAACTAGAAGGTGGCCCTAGCACACGTCTACGGAAAAGGACCTCAAAGCCTTCAAATGAGGTAGAGAGCAAATTGAAAGTGATGCAGTCTAGCAAGAAAAAAGCTAAGAAAGGTTCAGCTACAAAGGTTCAGCCTGGTCGTAACAGTGCAAAATTGAGGAATGAGGAAGCAGAATACCAGTGTGACATTGAGGGCTGTACCATGACTTTTAAATCGAAACAGGAGCTTGGTGTGCACAAAAGAAACATATGTCCTGTCAAAGGGTGTGGAAAGAAGTTCTTCTCACACAAGTATCTGGTGCAGCACCGTCGAGTTCACATAGACGACCGCCCCCTCAAGTGCCCTTGGAAGGGCTGCAAGATGACTTTCAAGTGGGCATGGGCTAGGACTGAACACATTAGGGTTCACACCGGTGCTCGTCCCTATGTGTGCGCTGAGGCAGGCTGTGGGCAGACATTCCGATTTGTGTCAGATTTTAGTCGTCACAAGCGGAAGACTGGTCACTCAGCAAAGAAGGGCAGAGGATAA
- the LOC119986074 gene encoding CBBY-like protein, whose translation MTRGRGMIERSASTGVTCSTSSPPVLPSALLVDCDGVRVDTDKYGHRISFNDSFGEKGLGVLLGMWMCMVNCSLEVEKKE comes from the exons ATGACAAGAGGTAGAGGGATGATCGAGAGGAGCGCATCTACTGGAGTCACTTGCTCAACTTCGTCTCCTCCGGTTCTTCCATCGGCTCTTCTCGTCGACTGTGATGGAGTGCGAGTGGATACAGATAAATATGGACATAGGATTTCCTTTAATGACAGTTTCGGAGAG AAAGGACTGGGGGTGTTACTTGGGATGTGGATGTGTATGGTGAATTGCTCATTGGAGGTGGAAAAGAAAG AATGA